The Culex quinquefasciatus strain JHB chromosome 2, VPISU_Cqui_1.0_pri_paternal, whole genome shotgun sequence genome contains the following window.
gagtgaattttaagttccaattttcatgtattttgtcaataaatcgtttaaataaaaaaaattaaagtgttacttttcgaaacaagtgctgaaaagtgttgctattcgattctgttatttttggtacagaaaagtaggctatttcgtcgttcaagaatgacaggaaaagcaagtagtttcacgacggaatagcaaaaaagttattttatgtattttcaatcaaatcgggatttttttttatttttttcttttttgaattttcggaaAGTGACGTTAAACTAAAAGTTAAATATATTCCAATAAATTCATTGAtgctttgacaatttttgacggCGGAATTCTGATAAtgtatgttttcacaagtttttgtATTGAAAGTGCTTTTGTGAGACCTACAATGCTTTTAGCAAATACAAATTAATTGTTAAATTGACTTTACAGCCAAAAAGTAagcttttgcaattccgtcgtgaaactacttacttttcctgtcattcttgaacgacgaaatagcctacttttctgtaccaaaaataacagaatcgaatagaaacacttttcaaaataaatgctgaaaagtaacacttttcaattttttttgttgttttcgatttaggctggtacaaattttattttaagtttttgtccccccccccttcaaagttggctcgaaaaatcagggggcaaaaaaaatattttttcaaaaaactctaatatttcactgaaaatttaagtgcaatcagttgaaattaattttgaatgcattcccctgcgcttagaatcattttcagcatgtttcggttgatttaaaaattatttgaatttttgaaaattttcgatgtttgttatcgcaaaaagttttttttcgctaaaattttggttttcgtcaaattttacattttttgaaaactaatgattgcaaaacaactgaactagtttaaaatgcattttaaaacaccttttccgTGTAAATGTTGAacatatggcttgttatttcaatatttttattttttttatttttttgcccccccccctcgaaCCCGGcccgagccgagggacaaaaacttagaaaaatatttgcatcggccttattgtaatttgaatatttgacttaaaatttcactcaatgggtgttttttggaattgcaaaaaatgttgtatgaaactcgttgcaaaacttgattttttcagcactcgtcgtaactatccaactcggtgaacctcgttggataaatgtacgactcgtgctgaaaaaatcctctttttgcaacttgttgcataaactatactattagattttttatttttattatagcGGACATAAATgcactaaaacatataaaattgaatataaattaaaaGCTCCAGTTTTTGTCAAGAAAAGCGGATATAAAAAaggcttttattttattttagagagtgtaacaaatttgtgaaaatctAGAACACTGCACCACAGAGTAACACAGAGCGAGCAGTTCGAAGaaatgtcattttattttttggctccataaggtttgctggtagcaggcgtgcgatgtaccacaaagtggaaccaaaaatcaaatGGCAGTAGTGACTCTGTCTTACTCTGTGACTGCACCATcataaactttttgcaattaagttaaaaaaaaacttacttttcCAAATATTCTATAGTGACGAAATTACCTACTTATCATCAACAACAATAACAGAGTTAGAAAGTTCATTATAGCACTtacttgagtgctgaaaagttaaatttttcagcacttgtatcgaaaattaATACTGTTCTACAATATTTTGGTTTTAGAGTTGACCAAATACACACGACGCCAAAATTTTGTTCAGAAATGCAAAATTGCgtaaaaaactcgatttttcagcactcattgttttttttttaaatgttaagaaatgtgaaaaattaaatacttgTGTAGGAAATCAGATGAAAATTCattaatttaagaaaaactCAGATATTTACAAGACAACAAAACGAatagaaattacatttttttttaaaacatacatagaatttttttttgtaatattcaacaggaaatggtgacagattttgtgtcaagtttttgattaatattttcGCACGTtcggttcacatttttacacattttttatgtattacccaaaaaagaggtaatattcaatctaccaaattttcaacattccaaaattcaacttttttctgtgtattttcgttttgcaatttttttatgtcaccagtttaaaaattcaaatgaaatcgtagttttttttttcgaataattcGAGCCAAATGACAAAATATATTGTTTAGCCATTATTTTAAAAGCATCAATAAAAGTACccgtttagaacaaaaaaaaaaaaaaaaaacaaactgattaaaaatatgGCAGTAAGATTTGTTTGGTTTGAGCTCGCTCAAGGAGAGACtcatttcagattttcaaagaGAGAACGTGGGACTCGGCTATCGCTAGTAAAAACTGAGATTTATTCGTttagttttttcattttctaatcCTTGAACTTCAAAATTGCGTTACTTTGTTTTGCAAAGTGCGTATtctgcactttttttttgttgctcttaTTGCATTCTGGAACGACATTGAAATCtactttttatttgtttgctttCTGAAATTGAGGAAACAACAACGAAATGAAAAATTGGTGGTGGgctgaaaaataaattagagCAAAACTTAAACCCTCTTCTTGCTACCTTTTCATCTTCTTCTAACTTTCGAGAATAACCAATAATCaacaaagaacttttttttttctttaaacctCAAACCTCTCTCTCTCCCACTCTACTGCAGCATCAGCTCCGTCAGGTTCCGCTTGAGGATCGAATCCTTGACGGAGCTAAACACGACCTGGATGTTCTGCGTGTCGACGGCGTTCGTAAAGTGGTGGTAGATcgactttttcgtgtttttgcgcACGTTCGTAAACATCTGCAGGATAAAGTTCTGCACGTCCAGGATCGAGTGCGGGTTGCCGGTAAACTGCGGGTAGTACCAGCGGATGTCCGTGTCCGGGTTCTTGACCTTCTGCGCCAGCAGGTCCGTCTTGTTCAGGAACAGGATGATCGAGATGCCGGCGAAGGTCGTGTTGTTGACGATCGTGTCGAAGATGTTGCGCGACTCTTCGAGGCGGTTGGTTTTCCTACAAAGAgagaattttattcattttattcctAATATTCTAGAGTAGCTCAATCCCCTACCTATCCTCCGCCAGGACCTGGTCAAACTCGCACGTCGACACGAGGAACAGAATCGACGTCACGGAACAGTCGAAGCATTTGGTCCACTTTTGCCGCTGCGTTCGCTGGCCGCCGACGTCGACGAACACGAATGGAATGTTCTGTGGAAAGGCGAAATAATAAATCAGCTTCTTATAAcgagtatgaaaaaaaaaacggaatcgacgtaacgtaacaccttataatgtggccctcttaaaccttgcggtttcgtcaacggatccacaagcgtgtatcgttctttttgcgacaagactccgcctcccgggtctcctaagtgtgaaggtatggcacggggagagggcaccgaatacctaaaTTAACACTAAGAATTTTTGCGtctgcctcgggattcgaaccggcgacctctggattgtgagtccagtgcgcggtccgattgacccACCCAGGCAGACGAGTATAGTTGAATTGAATCGCCCAActtacctgtattctaattgTAAACTCGTACACGCCCTTGGTCGCCTTGCGGCAGTGCAGAATGTCGCGGTGTGTGGGAACGTAGTCGCACCGCGATATCCGGTCCAGATCGTCGAGGAAGTAACTAACGGAATCACTCTGGAAAAAGGgaaaaagagaagaaaattaTATTAGACATGACATTACTTTACAAACATTTTAATactaaagtgttcacgtggtttatggatggcccctcgATGAACCTCTcccatttttgagatttttgttttgtgaaatttgtcgaGGAATCGGATAATAATATTTTCCGGTATATGCTTTTTGATCAAGACATCGTAAAAACGAAATATTAAAGTTTCATAtgacctttaaaaataattggcTAGATTTGTTGATTCTCATACTATTCTTCCATAGAAATCCAACTAATAACATTTCATTTGCGTCTAAAAGCACTAAAAACTATAGTAAAAGAAAAATCTCGACAAAAAGGTAGAAgacatttgattttgaaaacttattttttaattttttttgaagaaaatcattttttggaaCTACTCTAACTTGACTAGACCAACCTAacaagaaaattcagaaaaaaaaaacgaaaaaaaatcgaaagttttaAAAGCATCACCCAAACAGCCTTCgttttctaatgccaatatctcagctacattcattttttttttttgatattttgaaaattttggaatcaaggcTAACgttttaatattcaaatattcaaaattacgcctttttgaactgccaaatgcttaaaatattttgtttgaaaagatcatacaattttacaaatatttgatttttaacattgataatttTGTCTGAGGcagtgctgaaaatgtcaggggtcatgacgcgaaaatcggcgacgctgaCACGTTTTCTTCAGATCCagtcactgaaccgcaaaaacgtgacataaacaaatccGGCGCAGTCGTGAATACCCTAGCTTATTGAGCAGctgcaatagagttatctacgtgcgcatgtattgcgtgtgcgtacacgaaaaaaagtgaggttaaattttgtaccagccagcaaaacaaatggtgtgctagtgtgtgtgaaatcgggcttagatagctctatgcgAGGGAGTAGTCGatcaacgctcattcgacgttgtacgcacacacataaagaaacaagtttttacacaaaaagtttgtatttatgcgtggaaatgtaattttgaatataagttatgagTTGTAAGttgtttaagtgttttgcacagtctagaaccattcaattgtttaaaaatagtcagtcatatgacacgaattgagctcattttttcacgtctctcattctccagcagccgaccggcacgagtcaggcggcagtggttgaacatacacagtaggcttacagtcacatgctagcagtgaactgacattttggtttgcttcatgtttGGGTTAGAAACTTTTTGCAGGTCGGATAtctcgaaaacggtgcactttatcagcttttggataaaatttctttttttttttttttcaaaaaacacccttttttaaaaaaataaaaattcggcGGCAGAAATTCTGGCCGTACTGTGCCTCCAAATTTTCGGGTTTCTGGCtcctgaaacatataaaaaataaggattttataaaatttaattttaatgaaaaaaaaaaacaaaatagtcTTCATTGATACCTGAAAGCACCAATtctatcagaaaatttcttctaaagaaatatttttagaaaaaaagttaaaaatatgagaaaatttcggatttttttccaaaaggtccaataataaaaccaaaactaaaaatttggacTGAATTTATAACATAATGAAAACCCcgttttaattcaattcaaatctctgtaaatttttaaaatcagaggGATTTcggttttaaacaatttttcgcataaacaatgaaaaattgtcaggcatttaattttttgtacttttttttgttaacattttgCCCGCAACAATCtgaaaaataaggaaataaggcaAAACATttgtgtaccgtaaaccggggtaacTTGAAAAGGCTGAAGATttcgttttacaaaaataaaaatgtttataaattacGCACTTGGAATCATACTAaggtttcatttcatttttcacattaaaaatcggaccaacagttttcgagataccgacacttaaaaaaatcattgtcatcgattcgaattcatTGTGAGGCTGTAagtcaaaaactaattgttcaaatgcaaaaaacgaaaaaaaaatcgaaaatttctaCCTAAAAgtaactataacttgaaaacgctacattataataaaaaaaattgggaagtatttttcgattgcaagtttgatcgttttaaaaaaatgataattaatatttttttgctccggtttccgatatttaaatttcaaaataaaatcaaaatttcaatgaaaattcaagtgcaatcaactgaaatcaatttcaaatgcattcctgctttaagaatcattttttgcataattttttgggtttattcaaaaatctattgattttaagaaaaattttgATCTACAGTAccgaaaaaagttattttttgcaaaattggttgttttcgtcaaattatactttttttttttgaaaactaatgattgaaataactgaactagtgtaacatgcactttaaaacacttttttcattcaagcctagagtttttttaaaggtcctattagcaattgtgttttatatgtttataggataGGATGTTAGCATGTTCATATTGACATTGGGAATGCATTgacaaaattacattgaaataaaaaaaattgaaatcatatAAAAACACTCAGTATTTTgatctcatgattttcatgatgcTATTATATCAAagtaaaattagtttttgaataagAAGTTTTATGTTAGTTATTGATATTGAAGttatcttaaccctctacaacctaaccccgcctttagacgggcttcgatctaaaaaatcgccaaaaatcaatttttcaaccgatttatgatctttcaaaagcattggaaagaagaactcttaaaaatttagaaaatttcagggttggaagtttaacttgttttatgtgactttgccaatgtttttaaaaatgtaatttttttaagggtcaactttggctgtgttttttactaacatttcctatattttcagtaaaaagaagtatgcagtaatttttgtagtgtcccagactatgcctctacgcatttttttacaatttaaataatgatggtgcaatcactagcgtgcccagggtggggcaacatggggcagttgccccaccatcctcggaaatttgttctaaaattgggcagggggtgtccataaacgacgaaattttcaaaactctaatatttttgccccaccttccttgaggacctgggcacgctagtggtcGCTACTCTTCGATCCCAAAATGCTGTGGACGGTGAAAAACCTGTTCATCTGCTCCGATCATTTCCTCCCTGAGCAATTTAAGGACGCGTCGTGCAAGTCGAAAGGGTAAGTTTACCGTAATAATGCATAACGTAGCGATCACATATCACTGAAtacctttaaaattaaaaattagaaaaagcaATGTTtataacattatttaaaaagtttgcaaCGATTTGTCGTAGCCACCGATTTGCCGTCATCTCGTACCAACAGTCCAGCTTCGCCATGATAAAATCTGGTATAATTATGCAAGCTTGGGCTACAGTCAAACCTCGTTAATTTGGAAAGgttgaacttttaaaaagttttaaaaaactttcaatGGTTTTTATAGCAATGTTCAGCTAAAAAGACAACGaaccaaaattaatcaaaagcaaaataaaaggaGCATTATTATGTAGTgtcctttttttaaaataatgaacattgttttgtaataaaaaactaCATACATTCATTTGAAACTGCATGGATCGAATTGGTTGTGATTACGGATAagacaatatttatttatttgtggcAAAGAGTATTGTAAACGGTTGAAGCAgcggtaccgtcatctggggcgaatcgggacacatggggcgaattgggacagcagtttaagcaatgttttttttttcagattcagagcaacaaaatgtgtTCATTCATTCCCAAATAtgaagcttttaagtgctctaaaacgtggtgtccctatttagactgtagttCCGAAACGCCCGcttacaaaaatatacaaaaaaaatcaggggcaaaacaaaatgattgccaaatatttaattttcattgaacaaacTTGTAATTTGTAAACTATCTGCATCgcgttttttctttttattattttatttcaaatataggCTTTTAatctttgaacaaattttaaacttttgggTACACAGatctaaaaaattatttatgcatTGATGCTTGCAATTTTGTGACAGTAGCATAACTATAATGTTAAACGCTTTTTGTGAcccgttttgtttatttttgccttcctcatcttattgaggaaaggctataaaatcactcaaaaagtgaacttattaattcaacctcgtagatccaccttcacgtatacctaacgactcagaatcaaattctgaacaaatgttggtgcgtgtgtatgtctgtaagtccgtgcaccaaaAAACTGCACTCAATTATCTCCggttcgatccgtcttgggttcCCATCAGGCCCTAGTAaacattatgaagtttagaaaagtacttcaaaagttctgACAATGTTTAGAAAAGTTATGATTAGATGatgttttaattgaatttgtATTTGCGATGCTATTTAGTAGAAAATAAAACTGCATTAATGTAAGGAAGGCATCAGCCACCTCAAGGTGGAttgagtaacgttttttaattaGGCTTGAAATTTAGTTATTCTAATTTTGTTTTAGCCAACAAAACGAAGAAGAAGCAAAAGTCCAAGGAGTTGGCAAAGGCAAGAAAATTGAACATCTGAGAACCAAGCAAATAAATCTACCcaccactagcgtgcacagggtggggcaacatggggcagttgccccaccatcctcagaaatttgttctaaaattgccaagggggtatgtatgtatgtatgtatgtattagtcCCCCGTCTtagcaggacttggccatgaccacagtatgtttcaactgagacggttcggttagtaaccgaCTTATATCTTAAGGACCTTAGAAGATTATCATTCTCTATCCAACCATTTGTTATGATATGATTAAATAGATAATGACATTCATGTGACTTGGGCCAGgcgatccacgactccctcatccagtccataaaatatatgaaggccctgggatattttttgagaggggttagttttttttgggggggttaggcgtttgaaatataattatatatgataaaaaattaataatcaatGTTATGAATTAAAAGATATATCAATGTATAGTTAgaccgtttcaaatattttacaaagtttatgtcgccccccccccccctttcaaaattggtctgaaaaatcagggggcaaaaaaaatatttttcctataaacttcaaaatttccatgaaaatagaagtctaatcaactgaaaacaatctaaaatgcatttttctgcattgataatcatatttagcatgtttgggcatgtttgaaaatgttttgaatttttatgaaattgcaatgtacagcaccgcaataattttatttttcgcaaaaaataaaattttcgtcaatacttagatattttggaaacaaatgatggcaaaacaactggacaggtgtataatgcattttgaaacactttttccatcaaaatgttgaaaccatggctcgtaatttcaatttttatacttttttatttttgccccctcgactttggtcagagtcgagggacataaacttcaacaaatatttgcaacggccttataacaATAAAACAATGAAATATCACAATAATATAAAAACTCAACAAGTTGTTTCGAAGCTCTCAtccttttattttggaaaatgctaagaattaaaaaaaaaaaaatattatacaaattaataataataataatgttctaaaattgccaagggggtgtccataaacgacgaaattttcaaaacgctcatattgttgccccaccttccttgaggatctgggcacgctagtgggtGCAAttatatagcagaaaatgtgaaaaacatgcaaacaattgaaaaagtgactgtaaaaacgtgaaaaaattagataggcgaaatgtaattatattaggtggtagagtaggccaaatactaccaaaaacaaacataaactaaacaagataaatgcaaattaaaatactaaaaatgaaacaagacaaacaagagaagtaaagtttttcgtagaacaaaagttgctcaaaatgacctcctgaacacgggaaaaataaatattttcgaaaaaaaaattgggcagttgaGGGTtagcaagataaaaaaaatacctgaaaTTTTGGGGCAACGAACAAATTTACAAACTAAATGTCGGTTTTAATGACAATAAACATAGATATTATTTATGAAGACTTCTTCTTATGATAAATTTTgggtaaaattctgttaaaatttacTTAGTTAGGTAGCAGTGACTTAGTTTGA
Protein-coding sequences here:
- the LOC6032174 gene encoding guanine nucleotide-binding protein subunit alpha homolog; this translates as MATANNRSRHVDGGGGSARGGGAGEGALSKLACSRSCCGDLFGYLLRLRVSPEELEQRYKSREIDKFLEKDKHAFRRQVKLLLLGAGESGKSTFLKQMRIIHGIKFEPELVKEYQHVIYQNIVKGMQVLCDARDKLDIPWENPTSQLAANQAVMFHSGILLDAEQFHQYVPIVAMLWQDRAIRRAYDRRREFQISDSVSYFLDDLDRISRCDYVPTHRDILHCRKATKGVYEFTIRIQNIPFVFVDVGGQRTQRQKWTKCFDCSVTSILFLVSTCEFDQVLAEDRKTNRLEESRNIFDTIVNNTTFAGISIILFLNKTDLLAQKVKNPDTDIRWYYPQFTGNPHSILDVQNFILQMFTNVRKNTKKSIYHHFTNAVDTQNIQVVFSSVKDSILKRNLTELMLQ